ACATCGATGTatcggtgagtgagtgagacgtCCCCCTTGTTGTTCCTGGTTCTCGCCAATTTCAGTTTCCAAAAAAGgggattcttcttcttcttcttcttcttcttcttcttcttcttcttcttcttcttcttcttcttcttcttctcgtgtGTCAGAGCCTCCCATGGAGCAGTGCTTCCTCGACAACAGTGACTGCACACGCCCGCTGGGCTACATCACCCAGGAGACGTGCTGCTGCACGGTGGGCAAAGCCTGGGGTCGGAACTGTGAAAGCTGTCCTGAGGTGGGCACAGGTGAGTCTGAGAGGAGCACTCTTATGTGATACTTACATTAATACGACACTAATACTGAAACATCCCATCATTTTAACCACTGCGTAACATTTGGTGATGCAGTGATTAGAatccctctctttttcctccatgCGCTGCTCAGTGGCCTTCAGGAAAATCTGTCCAGCTGGGAAAGGCTACTCGTACCAGAACATTAGAGAGACAGTGGCGATCCCTCCCTTCATCTTCCCTCGCAAGCCTGATAAGGACGGTGAGTAGTCAACATATGTAACATATTCATGTAATTGCACAGTTAATCATATTCTTTTATCTCTTTTCCCTCCAGAGACAATGCGGCCGGTAAGACATCGTTCCTAtctttaaaacaatgacaacagcCGGTTGATTGTAGGTATTAAATGAACTCTGTCAAACAGGAGAGTCCTGTGCAGACGTCTACCCACACCAGCAGTCCTCGTGTGCCTGGTAAGCACATCTCCGTTTTGAGTCACTCAAGTATTCACGTATTTGCTACTTCAGCGGTCACAATGAGGGTGAACGTTGCCTTCCTACTGTTTGCTGCAAAGCCGACCTTTATTCTAGTGTAGAGAAATGTGaagacataaataataaatctaaaGTCTGTCCACTTCATCTGTCTTCTGTCGGATCCACAGTTGTTAAACCCCCTCCTCCGACAATGATCCGACTGACCCCAGGCAATGACCCCTTCGAAACACAGACTAAAGTGTTGCGTGAGTGTCCTGCAAACCTCTCGATTGACTCCTCCTTATTCTCTATTACCTTTCGCAGAGAGTTGCTTCATGCTTCATGCTCTCCACATTCCTCTATAAGAGAAGATGGTCCACCCCTCACAAATGACGTGTTGACTTTCCCCTGTCAGCTGAATCTAACAATAATGGATTTCCTTTATAAAAGTGACTTTACACACAGACGAGATAACGGCAGTGATATGAAATGGTGACGCTTCCACACAGTTTGGATGTCACGTGCATTCAACCGTGAAGCATGAACCAACCTGAAGACCATGTTCACACCCTGCTGTGTTGTATAGAAGCAAGTGTTGCCTTAACCTGACGGCTTATGTGACACTTGCCTCATTCCATGAACCACAAACCAGTCACGGAGGAAAGCATCACtgcattttgtttgtctgaTTCTGgtcttgtgtgtttattttatgattattggAGAGTTCGTGAATGAAAATCCAATAGTCATTTTCCTCTGATTTAATAAAGTCAGGTGAACATGGCCTAAGATAGAAGCACTTCACTATGGCATGCTTGTTATCAGCTTTGTTTCTATCTAtcttatatatctatatatatatatagatatatagatagatatatgaATGATCCTGGTCCACTGTGTTTCCCCCTTTGATCCAGAGACAGACGAATGTAAGCTAAGCGTGAACATCTGTGGCCGCGGCGAGTGTGAGAGCACCCCCAACGGTCGCGTCTGTCACTGTCACGCCGGCTACCATCTCAACCCGCAGAGGAACTTCTGTGAGGGTAAGAGACGATGGTAGAGACGGCGACGAATGTGGAACGAGAAACTTCCCCGGGTGGAGTTTCTCATGCATGCGTATCACGCCGCTCCACAGGAACAGTCATTTGGAAGTTTGACGTTATATTTTATCTGGTTGAAGAAAACCTAAGTAACTATAGCGTGTCTTATAAAGACATCTTTAATTCATGTAGTATCTAGAGCCATTTATTCCAGTCCCAGCATTTTCATCGTTACTGTAGCTCAGTCTTGTCCTTTGTTGTCCAGATGATAATGAATGTGAGACAGAGCCGTGTGGGCATGGCCGTGGCCGCTGTGACAATATAGAAGGAAGCTACAAGTGCTACTGTCACGATGGTTACAAGCCCATGGTGCACGGTGGGAGGCTCAAGTGCATTGGTACGTTATAATAGCCAAGTTCACTCCAGGATTCTTTGTAGCAGTTACTTCGATCCTGACATTCTCCTGTCCGTCGCAGACATGAATGAGTGCTCGAAGCCGGACATCTGTGGCGTTGGAGGCCAGTGTGTGAACCTGCCCGGTTCTTATACATGTGAATGTCATGCCGGGTTTAGGAGCAAGTCACACCATCATCGGGCCTGCGAAGGTACAAACACTTTGACGTCTTTCACGTTATGGATTATTAAGTTTAAAATGACACGCGATGTAAAACCTTCTCTCCTTCAATCCAGACATAAACGAGTGTTTTAACCCCAAGACTTGTCCCAAAGAGCAGTGTGAGAACACGCCAGGCTCGTACGTGTGTGTTCCTTGCTTGCCTGGTTATGAGGCTCGCTCCGGCAAATGCTATGGTGAGTTCAACACTGTCATCATTACCCTGCGAAAGCTTTATTAGGTCAAACACCATCACAGTGACTCACACCCGTATTTACCAGGagcaaaaatagtaaaatagttTATTAGGTCAATCTAAAAATATGCTTTTGCTGGTATGACTTTATTTGGCTAATCCATTTTTGACCCTCCCAGTATCATGTGAAAATTCAAGTCCAAAATACATATTGcaataaatgtgtcattgcATGTCAACAGACATAAATGAGTGTCAGAAGCCTGGCATCTGTCCTAATGGCCACTGCGAGAATCTCCCTGGTACGTACCGCTGTCTGTGCACCGAGGGCTTCCTGCCGTCTGCCGACAGCAAAGCGTGCGGCGGTAAGTCGTGCTGACCTGACCTCTCCAGCCTTTCACACAGGTCACCGTTACCTTCATGAAGTGACGATGACgttgctctgtctctctcacagaTATCAACGAGTGTGAGGACGTCCGGCTGTGCGCCAACGGCAACTGCATCAATACAGAAGGCTCCTTCCAGTGCCTGTGTTCCTCAGGATACAAGCGCACACAGGAAGGCAGCCACTGCGAAGGCATGACTCACGCGACACCCTCCCATGTGCAAAGAGCTCGCTGCATATGAAGAAACGTAGTAAATGTTCTCATCGCCTTTTACCGTCACAGATATCAACGAGTGCGAGAGGCCAGCAAACTGTCAGAGGGGCCGATGCATCAACAAAATGGGCTCCTATCACTGCGTGTGCCAGGAAGGCTACATGCTGATCAGAGGCAAGCGGTGCCAAGGtcagtatacatgtatatatactgtatgtatacagtaAAACTGAAGTATCTGTATGTGTAACAGTTGTGACCTGTTGATCCTCCCTTTCAGACATAGACGAATGTGCCGCAAACAGAAGTCTCTGCCAGCCGTACGGCTCATGTGAGAACAGACCGGGctcgtatgtgtgtgtctgcaatcACGGTTACGTCCCCTCGGAGGACAAAAAGAGCTGTGACGGTGACACTGCTTTACTGTTGACCCACATTCATCCGTGTGGATCTGTTTTTTAGGGGTGGGATGTTTCTACTCACTGTTTACTACTGCTTCTCATCCTCCCGTCTGCAGCGGTTCGAGTGCTgacggaggagaagaaggagtgCTACCTGAACCTCGACGACACCGTGTTCTGCGACAGCGTCCTGGCCACCAACGTCACCAAGCAGGAGTGCTGCTGCTCCATCGGCGTGGGATGGGGAGATCACTGTGAGATCTACCCCTGTCCGGTCTTCAAGTCAGGTACATTTGACCTTTCATGTCATACAAGGGGTCGCAGAGTGTTCtaacacacatatgtatgtcattcactgtttgtctgttttatttattcgtCTTTACGCAGCGGAGTATAACTTCCTGTGTCCAAACGGCAAAGGTCTCTATTATGAAGAGGGACACCAGTACAGCCTGCCCACCTACCATGGTACGTGTCATGTATTATGGGTGACCACATGAACTGAAATGTGGATGAGACAACAGTATGGGATGTGACACGTgctttcttctttgtctgtaGACATCGATGAGTGTTCTTTGTTTGGTGAAGAGATCTGCAAGAAGGGCCATTGTGAGAACACGCTGCCGCTGTACGAGTGTTACTGTCAGCAGGGCTTCTATTATGACGGCAACCTTCTCGAGTGCATCGGTAAGTGAGTGCATGCGCGGCATAGAATGACACTTCGGAGGTTTTTTATCGCATCACTTTGAGTTGGAACCAGATTTGATCTGCTCCCTCAGACGTGAACGAGTGCCACGACGAGTCTCTGTGCAAAAACGGTCAGTGCGTCAACACTGAAGGCTCCTTCTACTGCGTCTGTAAGCACCCGTGGATTCCCGACTCCAGCAAGAAGATGTGTGTGATTGCGACAGTCGCAGGTGAGATAACTCGTATCTTCCACTCATTTGTTCCGGGCCGATGGAGAGATGATTGTAAACACTGGCTTGACCCTTTGGTTGCGCAGATGTGAACGAGTGTGATGACCCGGCCAACTGTAAGAATGGCCAATGTGTGAACACGCCGGGGTCACACTACTGCATCTGCTCCCCGCCCTGGACGCTGGCCATTGACCGGAACAGCTGCGTGACTCCCGAGGAACAGGCTGGTGAGTGCAGAGCCCTCGCAGTGTTGGGGATTATGAAGAGCAACAGCAAGGTCGTGTTCAGTAACAGCGGGTTTTCCTGGAAAAGTCCCACAAAAAGAAGCAACAGTATTAGCGGTGGCCCaaaagtggagaaaactgcACATTCTTTTGGCAAAATGGGAGTGCAcagtaaaaacattcaaaccattgcaCACAAACTCtcttgctggtgtttgtttgtttgtttcacgcataattcatttgtttcatGCCAAGACTGATGAAACTGCACCAGTCAAatgagacgactgcaaacaggttagaATATGACGGAAAACGCCAAAGAAGCGTTTTAGAaacgtttcagaagtgaatCCATACCACAAACTCTTCCTGaggcaggtctgatagttttgcttgacaggaAGGATGCATATaacaaatcaattattttttattattatttttattatttataacgTTGGAAGAGCTAGCATTATGTGAAATCACACATGgtgccgatcccagctgacaagacggggtacacactggacatgtcACCACACAAACCTCACACAGttaataaagcaataaatcaaatgataataaaaactaTACAGAGGAAATCCAGGTTGAGAATTCAGATCATTTATGTTTCACTTAATATGTTGGGGGTTTTATCCCCTCATAagcattttatcttttaatagGCATAAATTCATGCTTTTCCCACTTTCCACCTTCAGACTGGGTACATTTTAAAGGCTTACATTATGTATTATGAATTATAAATCATTAGGTAGGAGCTCTAATTGCTTTTTTATTGCATTCTGTCATTGCTGCTTGAATTACTCATGCAACACAGAGCTATACATGACATTACTGTGTATGTGGTTGACAGTGGTTCCCTTGTTTTAAAATAACGTACGGGGCTTATTGTGACATGAGTGATGTGATAACGTAACGCTTTAGGCGACTGTGTGGGACACTCATGACTCAGGACTAGTCTGTGACTAGTCTGTAATCCCTACAGATTGAGAGCGCAGAAAAATGCCTGCAGCACAGCTGTGTTGCTCCTGGTGGACGACGGATGACTTGTACAAATTCTCTACCGTCCTTTATTGAATCCATGAGGTCAAGTTTCTTTTGGCCGGATATGATGTTGGAAGGGTAGAGTAGTGGTGGTGGTCGCTGTCGGAGCCAGTGCCTCTTCACTAAAGTGTGTTTTGTTAATTTGGCATCATTCTTTGGAATGAAGTGAGTTTAGAATACAAATGATGGATGCTTGTGGTCTTCCTGTCGTCAGGGTAACCAAGAAATGGATAAATGGCTTGAAAACCAACTGAGGGGTTTCATTTTGGCGCAGGCTTTGATGGTTAAACTGTCACTTTGAG
This genomic stretch from Solea senegalensis isolate Sse05_10M linkage group LG13, IFAPA_SoseM_1, whole genome shotgun sequence harbors:
- the ltbp3 gene encoding latent-transforming growth factor beta-binding protein 3 isoform X1 — protein: MMPSLSLHLLVICLSVHRLVRCVERSSTRERFKVVIAPFICRRICHKGHCRNTCEQGNNTTLIAENGQGADTLTGDGFRVVVCPLTCMNGGVCSSSKHCLCPPGFTGRLCQFPLHHIQHAQAARGNKQPVYPVSLKPDGQKLTEQAGMGRPQLPQTHSVFTLPLPQSGHHSSEVQINVHFHRTSDTSLVLHSLDPSEVKPPHKTGPRLIPSRHKPKGRCFQETTPKQACNSTPLPVLTNQEDCCGSVGNSWGQNKCYQCPKLPNASVKQTIVEEYGSTCPQGYKRFNSTHCQDINECSIQGVCQNGDCLNTLGSFKCSCKAGLVLDRHRCIEPPMEQCFLDNSDCTRPLGYITQETCCCTVGKAWGRNCESCPEVGTVAFRKICPAGKGYSYQNIRETVAIPPFIFPRKPDKDETMRPESPVQTSTHTSSPRVPVVKPPPPTMIRLTPGNDPFETQTKVLQTDECKLSVNICGRGECESTPNGRVCHCHAGYHLNPQRNFCEDDNECETEPCGHGRGRCDNIEGSYKCYCHDGYKPMVHGGRLKCIDMNECSKPDICGVGGQCVNLPGSYTCECHAGFRSKSHHHRACEDINECFNPKTCPKEQCENTPGSYVCVPCLPGYEARSGKCYDINECQKPGICPNGHCENLPGTYRCLCTEGFLPSADSKACGDINECEDVRLCANGNCINTEGSFQCLCSSGYKRTQEGSHCEDINECERPANCQRGRCINKMGSYHCVCQEGYMLIRGKRCQDIDECAANRSLCQPYGSCENRPGSYVCVCNHGYVPSEDKKSCDAVRVLTEEKKECYLNLDDTVFCDSVLATNVTKQECCCSIGVGWGDHCEIYPCPVFKSAEYNFLCPNGKGLYYEEGHQYSLPTYHDIDECSLFGEEICKKGHCENTLPLYECYCQQGFYYDGNLLECIDVNECHDESLCKNGQCVNTEGSFYCVCKHPWIPDSSKKMCVIATVADVNECDDPANCKNGQCVNTPGSHYCICSPPWTLAIDRNSCVTPEEQADVNECQDPSYCKNGRCENTPGSFHCFCDPPLTFSAALKQCVYDDRTAAHKDVCFLRVDEGLICSEPTKGMVVTYSECCCHYGRGWGPECNTCPSRNSEMFSRLCEMHLETESDGEQDFLPVFNYNPGDSSEEDSDECSCANGRCVRSYLGTMCECNKGFRLDHSRTRCIDIDECAESVARISPCKSARCVNTVGSYKCYRRRSR
- the ltbp3 gene encoding latent-transforming growth factor beta-binding protein 3 isoform X4, yielding MMPSLSLHLLVICLSVHRLVRCVERSSTRERFKVVIAPFICRRICHKGHCRNTCEQGNNTTLIAENGQGADTLTGDGFRVVVCPLTCMNGGVCSSSKHCLCPPGFTGRLCQFPLHHIQHAQAARGNKQPVYPVSLKPDGQKLTEQAGMGRPQLPQTHSVFTLPLPQSGHHSSEVQINVHFHRTSDTSLVLHSLDPSEVKPPHKTGPRLIPSRHKPKGRCFQETTPKQACNSTPLPVLTNQEDCCGSVGNSWGQNKCYQCPKLPNASVKQTIVEEYGSTCPQGYKRFNSTHCQDINECSIQGVCQNGDCLNTLGSFKCSCKAGLVLDRHRCIEPPMEQCFLDNSDCTRPLGYITQETCCCTVGKAWGRNCESCPEVGTVAFRKICPAGKGYSYQNIRETVAIPPFIFPRKPDKDETMRPESPVQTSTHTSSPRVPVVKPPPPTMIRLTPGNDPFETQTKVLQTDECKLSVNICGRGECESTPNGRVCHCHAGYHLNPQRNFCEDDNECETEPCGHGRGRCDNIEGSYKCYCHDGYKPMVHGGRLKCIDMNECSKPDICGVGGQCVNLPGSYTCECHAGFRSKSHHHRACEDINECFNPKTCPKEQCENTPGSYVCVPCLPGYEARSGKCYDINECQKPGICPNGHCENLPGTYRCLCTEGFLPSADSKACGDINECEDVRLCANGNCINTEGSFQCLCSSGYKRTQEGSHCEDINECERPANCQRGRCINKMGSYHCVCQEGYMLIRGKRCQDIDECAANRSLCQPYGSCENRPGSYVCVCNHGYVPSEDKKSCDAVRVLTEEKKECYLNLDDTVFCDSVLATNVTKQECCCSIGVGWGDHCEIYPCPVFKSAEYNFLCPNGKGLYYEEGHQYSLPTYHDIDECSLFGEEICKKGHCENTLPLYECYCQQGFYYDGNLLECIDVNECHDESLCKNGQCVNTEGSFYCVCKHPWIPDSSKKMCVIATVADVNECDDPANCKNGQCVNTPGSHYCICSPPWTLAIDRNSCVTPEEQADRTAAHKDVCFLRVDEGLICSEPTKGMVVTYSECCCHYGRGWGPECNTCPSRNSEMFSRLCEMHLETESDGEQDFLPVFNYNPGDSSEEDSDECSCANGRCVRSYLGTMCECNKGFRLDHSRTRCIDIDECAESVARISPCKSARCVNTVGSYKCYRRRSR
- the ltbp3 gene encoding latent-transforming growth factor beta-binding protein 3 isoform X3, which encodes MMPSLSLHLLVICLSVHRLVRCVERSSTRERFKVVIAPFICRRICHKGHCRNTCEQGNNTTLIAENGQGADTLTGDGFRVVVCPLTCMNGGVCSSSKHCLCPPGFTGRLCQFPLHHIQHAQAARGNKQPVYPVSLKPDGQKLTEQAGMGRPQLPQTHSVFTLPLPQSGHHSSEVQINVHFHRTSDTSLVLHSLDPSEVKPPHKTGPRLIPSRHKPKGRCFQETTPKQACNSTPLPVLTNQEDCCGSVGNSWGQNKCYQCPKLPNASVKQTIVEEYGSTCPQGYKRFNSTHCQDINECSIQGVCQNGDCLNTLGSFKCSCKAGLVLDRHRCIEPPMEQCFLDNSDCTRPLGYITQETCCCTVGKAWGRNCESCPEVGTVAFRKICPAGKGYSYQNIRETVAIPPFIFPRKPDKDETMRPESPVQTSTHTSSPRVPVVKPPPPTMIRLTPGNDPFETQTKVLHDNECETEPCGHGRGRCDNIEGSYKCYCHDGYKPMVHGGRLKCIDMNECSKPDICGVGGQCVNLPGSYTCECHAGFRSKSHHHRACEDINECFNPKTCPKEQCENTPGSYVCVPCLPGYEARSGKCYDINECQKPGICPNGHCENLPGTYRCLCTEGFLPSADSKACGDINECEDVRLCANGNCINTEGSFQCLCSSGYKRTQEGSHCEDINECERPANCQRGRCINKMGSYHCVCQEGYMLIRGKRCQDIDECAANRSLCQPYGSCENRPGSYVCVCNHGYVPSEDKKSCDAVRVLTEEKKECYLNLDDTVFCDSVLATNVTKQECCCSIGVGWGDHCEIYPCPVFKSAEYNFLCPNGKGLYYEEGHQYSLPTYHDIDECSLFGEEICKKGHCENTLPLYECYCQQGFYYDGNLLECIDVNECHDESLCKNGQCVNTEGSFYCVCKHPWIPDSSKKMCVIATVADVNECDDPANCKNGQCVNTPGSHYCICSPPWTLAIDRNSCVTPEEQADVNECQDPSYCKNGRCENTPGSFHCFCDPPLTFSAALKQCVYDDRTAAHKDVCFLRVDEGLICSEPTKGMVVTYSECCCHYGRGWGPECNTCPSRNSEMFSRLCEMHLETESDGEQDFLPVFNYNPGDSSEEDSDECSCANGRCVRSYLGTMCECNKGFRLDHSRTRCIDIDECAESVARISPCKSARCVNTVGSYKCYRRRSR
- the ltbp3 gene encoding latent-transforming growth factor beta-binding protein 3 isoform X2, with the translated sequence MMPSLSLHLLVICLSVHRLVRCVERSSTRERFKVVIAPFICRRICHKGHCRNTCEQGNNTTLIAENGQGADTLTGDGFRVVVCPLTCMNGGVCSSSKHCLCPPGFTGRLCQFPLHHIQHAQAARGNKQPVYPVSLKPDGQKLTEQAGMGRPQLPQTHSVFTLPLPQSGHHSSEVQINVHFHRTSDTSLVLHSLDPSEVKPPHKTGPRLIPSRHKPKGRCFQETTPKQACNSTPLPVLTNQEDCCGSVGNSWGQNKCYQCPKLPNASVKQTIVEEYGSTCPQGYKRFNSTHCQDINECSIQGVCQNGDCLNTLGSFKCSCKAGLVLDRHRCIEPPMEQCFLDNSDCTRPLGYITQETCCCTVGKAWGRNCESCPEVGTVAFRKICPAGKGYSYQNIRETVAIPPFIFPRKPDKDETMRPESPVQTSTHTSSPRVPETDECKLSVNICGRGECESTPNGRVCHCHAGYHLNPQRNFCEDDNECETEPCGHGRGRCDNIEGSYKCYCHDGYKPMVHGGRLKCIDMNECSKPDICGVGGQCVNLPGSYTCECHAGFRSKSHHHRACEDINECFNPKTCPKEQCENTPGSYVCVPCLPGYEARSGKCYDINECQKPGICPNGHCENLPGTYRCLCTEGFLPSADSKACGDINECEDVRLCANGNCINTEGSFQCLCSSGYKRTQEGSHCEDINECERPANCQRGRCINKMGSYHCVCQEGYMLIRGKRCQDIDECAANRSLCQPYGSCENRPGSYVCVCNHGYVPSEDKKSCDAVRVLTEEKKECYLNLDDTVFCDSVLATNVTKQECCCSIGVGWGDHCEIYPCPVFKSAEYNFLCPNGKGLYYEEGHQYSLPTYHDIDECSLFGEEICKKGHCENTLPLYECYCQQGFYYDGNLLECIDVNECHDESLCKNGQCVNTEGSFYCVCKHPWIPDSSKKMCVIATVADVNECDDPANCKNGQCVNTPGSHYCICSPPWTLAIDRNSCVTPEEQADVNECQDPSYCKNGRCENTPGSFHCFCDPPLTFSAALKQCVYDDRTAAHKDVCFLRVDEGLICSEPTKGMVVTYSECCCHYGRGWGPECNTCPSRNSEMFSRLCEMHLETESDGEQDFLPVFNYNPGDSSEEDSDECSCANGRCVRSYLGTMCECNKGFRLDHSRTRCIDIDECAESVARISPCKSARCVNTVGSYKCYRRRSR